In one window of Thalassococcus arenae DNA:
- the trpE gene encoding anthranilate synthase component I: MAALIPEYDAFAKAYEAGRNQVVYARLAADLDTPVSLMLKLTGAARDAFMLESVTGGEVRGRYSIIGMKPDLIWQCHGDTSRINRQARFDADAFEPQDADPLTALRALIAESRIELPDDLPQAAAGLFGYLGYDMIRLVERLPNVNPDPLGLPDAVMLRPSVVAVLDGVKGEVTVVSPAWVQDGQSARAAYAQAAERVMDAVRDLERALPQASRVLGEAHEAGPPVSNFTHEAYKQAVETAREYIRAGDIFQVVPSQRWTQDFPLPPFSLYRSLRRTNPSPFMFYFNFGGFQVIGASPEILVRVFGREVTIRPIAGTRPRGVTAEEDRALEADLLADKKELAEHLMLLDLGRNDAGRVSKIGTVRPTEKFIIERYSHVMHIVSNVVGELADDQDALSAFFAGMPAGTVSGAPKVRAMEIIDELEPEKRGVYGGGVGYFSAGGDMDMCIALRTAIVKDQKLYIQAGGGVVYDSDPEAEYQETVHKSNAIRRAAADAARFTGDGNG; this comes from the coding sequence ATGGCGGCATTGATCCCCGAATATGACGCCTTTGCAAAGGCTTATGAAGCGGGGCGCAACCAGGTCGTCTATGCGCGGCTGGCGGCCGACCTCGATACGCCGGTGTCGCTGATGCTCAAGCTGACCGGGGCCGCACGCGACGCCTTCATGCTGGAATCGGTCACCGGCGGCGAGGTGCGCGGGCGCTATTCGATCATCGGCATGAAGCCCGACCTGATCTGGCAGTGCCACGGCGACACCAGCCGCATCAACCGCCAGGCGCGGTTCGATGCCGACGCCTTCGAGCCGCAGGATGCCGACCCCCTGACCGCCCTGCGCGCCTTGATCGCCGAAAGCCGGATCGAACTGCCCGACGACCTGCCGCAGGCGGCGGCGGGTCTGTTCGGCTATCTGGGCTATGACATGATCCGGCTGGTCGAACGCCTGCCGAACGTCAATCCCGACCCGCTGGGCCTGCCCGACGCGGTGATGCTGCGGCCTTCGGTGGTAGCGGTGCTGGACGGGGTCAAGGGCGAGGTGACGGTGGTGTCGCCGGCCTGGGTGCAGGATGGGCAATCGGCGCGCGCGGCCTATGCCCAGGCGGCCGAACGGGTGATGGACGCGGTGCGCGATCTCGAACGCGCCCTGCCCCAGGCCTCGCGCGTGCTGGGCGAGGCGCATGAAGCCGGCCCGCCGGTGTCGAATTTCACCCATGAGGCTTACAAGCAGGCGGTCGAGACGGCGCGCGAATACATCCGCGCCGGCGATATCTTTCAGGTCGTGCCGTCGCAGCGCTGGACCCAGGATTTCCCGCTGCCGCCTTTCTCGCTCTACCGCTCACTGCGGCGGACGAACCCGTCTCCGTTCATGTTCTACTTCAATTTCGGGGGGTTCCAGGTGATCGGCGCCAGCCCGGAAATCCTGGTGCGCGTCTTCGGCCGCGAAGTCACGATCCGGCCGATCGCGGGCACCCGCCCGCGCGGCGTCACAGCCGAAGAGGACCGCGCGCTCGAGGCCGATCTTCTGGCGGACAAGAAGGAACTGGCCGAACACCTGATGCTGCTCGATCTCGGCCGCAACGACGCCGGGCGCGTCAGCAAGATCGGCACCGTGCGCCCGACCGAGAAATTCATCATCGAACGCTACAGCCACGTGATGCATATCGTGTCGAACGTGGTGGGCGAACTGGCCGACGACCAGGACGCTCTGTCGGCCTTTTTCGCGGGCATGCCGGCGGGCACGGTTTCGGGTGCGCCCAAGGTGCGCGCGATGGAAATCATCGACGAGCTGGAACCGGAAAAGCGCGGCGTCTATGGCGGCGGCGTGGGCTATTTCAGCGCCGGCGGCGACATGGACATGTGCATCGCCCTGCGCACCGCCATCGTCAAGGACCAGAAGCTCTACATCCAGGCCGGCGGCGGCGTGGTCTATGACAGCGACCCCGAGGCCGAGTACCAGGAAACCGTGCACAAGTCGAACGCGATCCGCCGCGCGGCGGCCGACGCGGCGCGCTTCACCGGCGACGGCAACGGCTGA
- a CDS encoding helix-turn-helix domain-containing protein, with the protein MAKDAEGIIVALKRRFRVETDQGLADRLKLGRSTVASWRRRGSVPERYARFADRTEFDLFGLGVGDWDAQERAASVLAMMRMHNGYLKEISNYPDFLRRGGGIIFNSYTLHLENAFLDLQSAMETQGIDDPWKCLNLMVYQEYFEEGQPIGAEKQTGN; encoded by the coding sequence ATGGCAAAGGATGCGGAAGGTATCATTGTGGCGCTCAAGCGCCGCTTCCGAGTAGAGACCGACCAGGGCTTGGCGGACCGATTGAAACTCGGGCGGAGCACGGTAGCGAGCTGGCGAAGACGGGGCAGTGTTCCCGAGCGCTACGCACGGTTCGCAGATCGGACTGAATTTGACCTGTTTGGGCTCGGAGTTGGTGATTGGGATGCGCAAGAGCGTGCAGCTTCCGTGTTGGCGATGATGCGGATGCACAACGGCTATCTGAAGGAGATATCCAACTATCCCGATTTCCTGCGCAGAGGTGGGGGCATAATCTTCAACAGCTATACGCTTCATTTAGAGAACGCATTCCTTGACCTACAGAGCGCTATGGAAACGCAGGGCATCGATGACCCTTGGAAGTGTCTGAATTTGATGGTGTACCAAGAGTACTTTGAAGAGGGTCAGCCCATCGGCGCTGAGAAGCAAACCGGCAACTGA